Within the Macadamia integrifolia cultivar HAES 741 unplaced genomic scaffold, SCU_Mint_v3 scaffold_155A, whole genome shotgun sequence genome, the region ATTTGAATGGAAGTAATAAATTCATCAATGTATCTGGTATGTAGTTGGAAAACTCTAATTTTTAGAAAGACAAAATGAACAAATATGAGTTGTCAAATGCATTAGTGAATCTAAATCACTAtcataaactctctctctccccccacccccacccccccccaaaaaaaaaaaaaaaaaaaaaaaaactcattggAAAGAAATGCACTGTTAGAATCTAAAATTGGATTTGATTGACTGTTTGAGCActcattaaaaatattttgagtGCTTCCTTGACTTCTTGAACTCTGGAAGTGTATTATACATTTTCTCTAAAAATTTTGACTCGGTGACTCCATTACTTTGCCAAGCCTTAACCTAATTGACTAGATATGAACAGAAGGAGGTATTTGAATGACCGATTCAGTTTTGAACcctaggaaagaaaaaaacatgaaTTGTGTGACTGAGCCAAAGTTTTTCTCATGCAGGAGAGTATGCAACAGCAAGAGCAGCATCAGCAGCTGGCACAATTATGGTTTGACTTATGATCTTttcatgccttttttttttttttttatattaatgtgTTGTGTTATTTAAGCTCATTCACAGTTTCCAATGCCATGGATCCCGCTGCCAACATGTTTCTACTGTACTGATGATGGCATTTAAAAATACCTTCTGCTTACCATGGGTAGAtaatatttagggttttggaatctTGAACTTCTTAATGTGGCTATATTGGCATGTTCATTTATCTCTCACTGATGGTGCTGATTTTGATACCATATTATCATGCTACATAAAATCAAGGGGTGcgcttggtccaacggtaatgtatgaatgttgcgacctggtgCCAAGCGGTCGAAACAGTCTcttgacattctcggggtaaggctacgtagttccaccccccccccccaaagaccTCACACATGCGGGATCCTCGTGCACCAGGTATGCCCTTTTTGTATATGTAGCATGATAATATGTACACTACTCAGCACACCAACCATTATCCATAAAAATCATGCTCTCTTTCTATTATATTGCCGTGCTTCTTTCCTGAAATACTCACCTGATCTCAATGTTCTGAGATTTTGATTTGTTAGAAATGCAAAAGTCCTGAAAACATTTTTAAAGTTATTCCTTTCTGATGTATAACTTCTATGAGTACTCTGTCACATTTGATCTATTTATGAATTGTCCATCCAGACATTATCCTCGTGGGCTACTTCAAGTGTTGAAGAGGTTGCTTCTACAGGGCCTGGAATTCGCTTTTTCCAGCTTTATGTAAgcttcattattttatttaatgatCTGTTGTTGGATACTTTTCTTGTTGATTGAATTACTCTGATGCATatccttttttggtaaatgaagTCTTGATTAAGTACTCTGCTTATTGTTCAGGTAACCAGAGACAGGAATGTAGTTTCACAACTTGTGAGAAGAGCTGAAAGGGCTGGTTTTAAGGCAATTGCCCTCACTGTTGATACTCCAAGACTGGGTCGCAGGGAAGCTGATATCAAAAACAGGTACACCTGAAACATTCTAAACAAAAATAACTTGAAAGATTAGGTTGAGAAGTGTTGCGACTGCACCAGCCTATGAGAGTTGATTTTTGAGTTCTTAAACTAAATATGTGAAAAAATTTTCCCAGTTACTTTACAAATTCCCCAGAATCAGGTCTCTTTTTATGTGCTGTCCTGCAGATTCGCTTTACCACCATTCTTGACATTGAAGAATTTGGAGGGGTTGGACCTTGGCAAAGTGGAGAAGGTGGGTTTTTCAATAgtttcaggattttttttttttttttttttttttaacctggATTGATGATTTCTCCTCCCTATTATGATGCCATCCATGTTCTATTTGTGGGGTCATGCAGACAGATGGCTCTGGACTTGCTACGTACGTTGCTGAGCAAATGGATCGATCTTTAAGCTGGAAGGTATGTCTGGTGGAAGAAAATGGTTAAGGTTCTTAATtgaagaagggggaagggggggggggagatttcATTACTTATTACCAAATTTGACATTGTAGTATGGTTCATAAGATTCCGACTTGGGATAACCTTCTGAAACTTCTGTTTGGGATTTCACCAGGATGTGAAGTGGCTTCAGACAATCACTTCATTACCAATTCTAGTGAAAGGTGTACTAACTGCAGAGGATGGTAAGTAACAGAACTTTTGACTTATTCTCACCATTTCTGATCGCAGTCAATGACTCCTAGAAATTATCACCTAGATAACCCTCTTAATCTGATGATCATGCAGCGAGGTTAGCCATACAAAACGGAGTAGCAGGTATCATTGTGTCCAATCATGGAGCTCGCCAACTTGATTATGTCCCTTCCACTATCATGGCTTTGGAGGAggtgcatttattttctttaacaaATTTGGTGTGGTTTAATTACCAGGAAATATGTATGCTTCCCCTCCTCCTAATCCTATTAGGAAACAACTACATAGATTTGTATTTACTTGAGATTGTTTCTTAACATTTAGGTTGTTAAAGCTACACAAGGGCAAGTTCCTGTTTTCCTGGATGGTGGGGTCCGGCGTGGGACAGATGTCTTCAAAGCATTGGCACTTGGAGCCTCTGGAATATTTGTAAGTAGATCAATTCCACATGGATAAGGTGGCGCAGATCTTGGTATTTACTCTTTTCCCCATGAAATGCCACCCACCCATCTAACCCTGTTTTCAATCTCAGATTGGAAGGCCTGTTGTCTTCTCTTTGGCTGCTGATGGTGAAGCTGGTGTAAGAAAGGTACTCCAGATGCTTTGCGATGAGTTTGAGCTTACTATGGCATTAAGCGGATGCCGTTCACTCCAGGAGATCACTCGTAACCACATTGTTACGGAATGGGACCAACGTCGTTCATTCCCTACCCCAAGATTATAAAAATGCCTTGAATATCACCGATTGGCCAACATATCATCCAGTGAGTGTGAGTTTCCATGTACATGATCAAGAGCCTGCCTGTTGTTGGAAGTGCTAATTTCAGATTCAGTGgattttaaataatttgaagAATTTAAGCTTTTTTAGTTATGATGAATGGTTCTTCCTCAAGTGACTATCCTAGGCTTCcctgtgtattttttttttttttttttacccagaatatgtttttaaaaattaaaagatataTCTGTGAGGCTTTCTCGAAGGATATTGTTATAGATCTGTAACTTTTTAGGAACATGGGTTGACATCAAATGCAACATGATTTCCTAGACTTGAATGCAACTTCATGTACTTTTGTTCGCTTACTTGTCAACTCCGACCTCCAGCACCCGCCCGAATTTATGTGCAATTCCAAATTTCTCTCCACACAACCTAATTTCAAGGTTTAGTATATATAGATGGAAAGGCCTGCAAAACTAGTTGTACGTCTTCAATTCTATTATTGTATGACGAtgttttttttcaaattgagaaTGGTTAGTCTCCTTATTTCAGTTCTGTCTTATCTTTTCTAAAAACCATTACCATAGCTGAATTACTGCCAATGCTTATGTAACTAGCATTACttggagaaaattttcattctttactccttcctttctttttaatcAGAACTTTGGTGTATTCTTAGTTTTACGGAATGTTCTAATTGTTAGAATTACATACgaattcaaaaccctagttgaagAAATCAcacagaaaaacaagaacacgaatctaataaaattatagaagatagatttgtacctttcacctagtatgctgaagatgattgacgTTTTTCTTTACAGTTTCCCTCTCTTGGCTATGAATCTTCTATAGCCCCTTAGACTTCCTTGGTTCTCttactttagtggtaaagtagggaagagtgaataatggatGTAAGGACCAATAaactagtatttataatatgggtaatttacaacgccaccccctagagaatgtcacACTTATAAGAACAAtctctctgtttcaccaaattagattcagaccccctatcgtcagtcactgttaaggaatatacctatATGCTAATGTTagtaataatattttattttaaataccaaatgcccttattaaatatgaagtacctaaaataccttGTAATAAGTTCctatttctttcacccaaatcTATAGATTTGGTCCTCATTCCAAGGACCCCATTCCACCAGCGATCGTTCAAAGCAGCGGCGATGGATGACGACTAGCAGGACCTCACGGCGACCAGACGAAACCCCTCTGTGCTTGAATTGTGAGGGTGGTCTGGAGGTGCCGTCGTCGAGGGTGGTCTGGGAGCAAGTGAGGATGGAGTAGCTGGCCAGGAAGTGTAGGATTCGGTCCAGCATCACTGAAGCATCTGGGTTTTGGGTGGGCACTTGGATCTCCAAAGGAGAGACATGTGCCCCAGCACTGGCCTCGGCGATGATCTCTAGAAGGTCGAGGTCGATGGCAGATTTTAGCACCATGGGCAACACCGAGAAGCTGGCCTATTGCATCGCATACAAACATGCTTCCTCCTCCTTTTGCTTTTCCTGGCTGGGCGGCCTCGTCTCCACCTGCTTCTCTACTGACCCCATGATGTTGTTGTCCTGGCTTTTTTGCAACTTGATTAATTGGAAATCGAAAAACTGAAAACACACCTCCGGTAGAGCAGCCGCTACATGATTCTTGAACTCTCTCCTATTCTCTTAACTTTTTTGGCTACAAGAGCATAGCAGAGCATTGGTGATGAGAGGCGACAAGATTAACCGTATTCTTCCTCGTATCGGAACAGGTGGAGACGACGATGAATTGACGATGAAACTCCAATCTTCATCTTTGGTAAAATCACATGTCGAAGCTCAATTGGAGAATGCAATAGCAGCAAAGATAGAGATAGAACCCAAAATGGATGAATTGCGTTGCCAACGAGAATTGCTTCATCGGAgaattgaattatttaaaaagGGGAAGCCATTGTTGCGGCCACCAAGAGCTCGTCATCAGTATTTGAATATGATCAGCTTAATTACAGTTATAGGGAGTTTACGGCAGAGGAGATCATATCGGCTACCGCTAATTTCTCAGAGTATATGAGGTTGAAAAAGAGATGTGATCAGACGAATTATTATAGAGGAAGGCTCAACCATATGGCATTTGCTATTGAACTgcacgctttttttttttttttgcctttttggtAGAATAGAACTGCACGCTTCGCTCACTTCTTTGTCGAAGGAAGATTTCCGAGCCAAGGTATAAAtccccccccttctctctctctctctctctctctccctgagCCTCTCTGCGCTTGATGTCTCGATGAAGGTGAGAATAGGTTGGGGTGAAGAgaaattgggttaaaatgagttttagtgaaaagagtataacggtcattttacctcttgacttaacagtgattgacggtaggggtctgagtctaatttggtgaaactgAGGGGgcgttcttataattgtggcattctccagggggtggtgctataaattacccttataatattgtcctgcattcaaaatcctaaaccacaatgggttagaccagcatatccctaaacttgagagtggatcaAATCGGTTCATGCAACTTGACTTTCACCCATTTAATTAACcagaataattaattaagcccataAATCTAACAATCTCTCAATTGGGCAACACTAATTATAAAGATGTATTTTAATtagtgtggccatagaatctcattactttaaccactcttactatgattcagttgaaaaactaCTCACATCGAACAACAGCAGAAGAGACACCTCAATATTGgcattacaaacataagtaaattTCTCAACATATATCTATGTTGGATATTAACATAGAAATATTGGCATATCCTCAAAAAACACTATTATCATTTCATGTTGGTCATTAACTATGATATTAACCTTTACTGTGgtaaatcgcctttgatctgagattaatatctaactgtggctttTTGCCTATAAACTGTGACAAACATTGCCTTGGGACTGTGGCAAATACTACCTTTTAAACTATGGctaaattttctataattatggCAATTACTTCTTAAAAACATAATCAAATGAAACAGTAAAGCAATTAATAATGAAATAATCTTGCATAATTTAAATGCTAAAACATAATCATAATCCATCAAATTGTGCTCCAAAACATATAAGTCAAAGTTTCAATGATAAACAAATAGTCAACAGGGAATAAATACTCTTACTAACCCAGGATTTCAAACGACTCATTATAAAATGTTTGAACTTAAAAAAATCCTAACTACTTCAATGACATCAACGTCTACTCACTCTCAATTACTGAAGAGTAGTTCACCTCATCCTTTCTTGGCATTCTCCTACTTATCATCCCCATaatgttttttcttctctaactATTTCTTGAAAATGAAACAAtccttcacatgtcctttcttgtGGCACCAGTAACACTTTACGTTGTTTGTTTTCTCTTCATCCTAAGTATTCTGAGATGTCTCAAACTCTTGAAAACCCTTAGTCTTATCCTATGACTTGAAATTTCCTTTCTTAGAAAAATTTGTTCTTTCTgtttggtccaccagaagatcccctGTGGAATGTTGCATTTGTACTCTCAATCTTGTTATATTTcaaattttccttattttggaGTACAAATGGAAATAAGTTCATTTAAGCTCAAATTTTCCTTCAATGTAATGCAGGTAGtctggataaccttatactgactagggaggatATTCAATGCAACATGAacaacatattcttcatcaattTGTATTCTAAGATCCTAAAGCTTAATATCATCAGCAGCTACATCCAAAATGTATTCCCTAACACTCTCAtttccatcataccttgtatttaTCATCCTGGTCATCAGTGTGCTTGTCTCATCTTTCTTGTTAAGTTCAAACCTGGTCTTAATAGCACCCAATAATTCTTTGGTAGTATCTTTGATTTCTATGTTCCTACGCATAATTTTAGGAACTGTCTTTTTCACAACTAATAAGCActttctatttgtatttgtcaatttcttaaacttggttcTTTCAGCAGTGGTGCTTGTGTCTGTGAGAAGATTAGGTTTAGGCTCTCTAAGTGcaaagtctaagtcaagaagacctaaatgcaattcgaATTCCTCCATCTATTTTTGATAGTTGTCACCAGTAAGAATTGAAATGGAAGACACATAGCTTGAGTGAATGACCATCCTGCTAAGGTAGTAATAACAACACAATATatgccaaattttaaaatatagacCACAATATAAAGCATGTAATGTCACCAATGTTTTAAATAAGATTTATAACTGAAAACTGAATCTTTATCCTTTGGGACAGAAATTCATTGATCCTCTTATTTCCTTGTTTTGAATGTGAAAAGAATGCTAACCTTCAAAAATTCAAttacctttgggcaaaagaactttTAGGTTAATATCCCTTCCTAATATGTGAATATTACCACAAACcctgatgacatcacctttgataaaatgtcacatttattgttgaggaagatacaatcgaattgaatgcaccattttggtgggtttcactcaatcctatcatatattttttcattcgAGATGTGTATCTTTATGTCGAGGAACATATATTTAAATGTGTCACTGGAACAACAaaaaaccatacaagagtcactaCCATAACTGCATTCCTATCATTTGGGCTAAAAAAGCACTAGtctgttgggtcccgattgacactgagagggggggtgaatcagtgtgccaaatattttttcactttccaactgtacccctgatgtggcaatcactatttgcacttcaatagcacagtctattgatgctgcccagagctgctatgtatactactgaccattcttactgttgcatgaaacttactcacataacctgtattgctgcccagagttgtctcataaacctcacacggtaatcactgtcacatacatacacagtcgtatgcacatccacactgcaccaccaagtggtcaggtctaccagatgtacacacccattctgcagccaagcactccaatccacaatacaaatacgagcatacacatccacaacacaagaaatacgtgcttcggccagttgcctacatgcacggagtaatgcccactgtcgggctcagtatttactcaatactaattatgactgcacccacagccaagggaacacattcccagtttccaccaatgacatacaatggctaggtcttcaccctagttttctcagaatgatctgagaggccgcacccacggcaaataggtttaggtagttgtacctaccaaggaacacataacccctgtgtccagcacccactgaacaccaataaaataaagttgggcttataacaatgccctatagtgaagcactcatacatgcaaatttccccaaatagactacaactatcacttaggcattttatcaaacatcttgcctacaatgatttataataatggaaatttggcaaaagtgaggttaccttggcaaggagtaaccgtcggagatgcaataatgtcgatctccacttgatgcggaccacaatcacgttgtctcggtgccgccaatgcttcaaccccggttggcacttgggtttcttgaagcaactcacaagaaccaaattctaggttcttcttcttcttctttcttttctccttgtctttactttcatggagtaacaatggcattcacattcacattcacacacacacaaagagaggaaaaaacttcttctctatttccctcttcttctcttctcttctattttcttttcttttctcttggcaacaaccaatagagcttgctacattggtttccagcagcttcctaagcctctaatggtggctatggatgaagtgcaagaggatggaagtgtttcattcaaacatttagccttccacgagcttcaactcgtttttccgaccacctcagcaacccctctgcctgatttcttccctctgatgtgtagagctcggagagatgaagaatctccaacttgaatcacccaaatcggagttaaaatgagagagatatgaccttttgaagttggagcaatgagatagcccgaaatggaa harbors:
- the LOC122070912 gene encoding peroxisomal (S)-2-hydroxy-acid oxidase-like isoform X1; translation: MEITNVSEYEAIAKEKLPKMVYDYYASGAEDEWTLRENRNAFSRILFRPRILIDVSKIDLTTTVLGFKISMPIMIAPTAMQKMAHPAGEYATARAASAAGTIMTLSSWATSSVEEVASTGPGIRFFQLYLIVQVTRDRNVVSQLVRRAERAGFKAIALTVDTPRLGRREADIKNRFALPPFLTLKNLEGLDLGKVEKTDGSGLATYVAEQMDRSLSWKDVKWLQTITSLPILVKGVLTAEDARLAIQNGVAGIIVSNHGARQLDYVPSTIMALEEVVKATQGQVPVFLDGGVRRGTDVFKALALGASGIFIGRPVVFSLAADGEAGVRKVLQMLCDEFELTMALSGCRSLQEITRNHIVTEWDQRRSFPTPRL
- the LOC122070912 gene encoding peroxisomal (S)-2-hydroxy-acid oxidase-like isoform X2 — its product is MEITNVSEYEAIAKEKLPKMVYDYYASGAEDEWTLRENRNAFSRILFRPRILIDVSKIDLTTTVLGFKISMPIMIAPTAMQKMAHPAGEYATARAASAAGTIMTLSSWATSSVEEVASTGPGIRFFQLYVTRDRNVVSQLVRRAERAGFKAIALTVDTPRLGRREADIKNRFALPPFLTLKNLEGLDLGKVEKTDGSGLATYVAEQMDRSLSWKDVKWLQTITSLPILVKGVLTAEDARLAIQNGVAGIIVSNHGARQLDYVPSTIMALEEVVKATQGQVPVFLDGGVRRGTDVFKALALGASGIFIGRPVVFSLAADGEAGVRKVLQMLCDEFELTMALSGCRSLQEITRNHIVTEWDQRRSFPTPRL